The Streptomyces albofaciens JCM 4342 genome has a segment encoding these proteins:
- a CDS encoding cytochrome P450, translated as MTDTIPFAAAGAAVRPSEEVPVVDLSATGLTGTPLQQAMDLAREHGPVYRRRLHGHEALFVSSLDLVTELADEDRFAKGVSIALENVREFAGDGLFTAYNDEPNWAKAHDILMPAFALGSMRTYHPAMLKVARRVIGSWDRRAADGTPVDVPDDMTRMTLDTIGLAGFGFDFESFSRATMHPFVEAMVRCLEWSMKRLGRKPDGDHREQDAAFRADADYLASVVDEVIASRTGEGGTPDAAAGDDLLGLMLGATHPADGTTLDLANIRNQVITFLIAGHETTSGALSFALYHLLKDPVALRMAQREADELWGDATDPDPSFEDIGRLPFTRQVLNEALRLWPTAAAFTRQARTDTLLGGRVPLKAGQLVTVLTPMLHRDPVWGDNPELFDPTRFAPEAEAARSPHAYKPFGTGERACIGRQFALHEATMLLAMLVHRYRLIDHSDYRLTVKETLTLKPDGFTLTLARRTPADRAGLRAALAVLPGGTPEPDDTRPGTGDGLPTRARQDTGLLLLHGTNYGTCRDFAERIADEATGLGFTTEVAPLDAAAGALPTDRPVVIVTASYNGRPTDDAARFVAWLSGDGARAEGVPYAVLGVGDRNWAATYQRVPTLLDERLAALGAERLLPRGEADASGDLNGAVQAFTAALRTELLVRYGDPATIGASAAADATDTSYTVREVTGGPLDALAARHGLQPMTVTEAYDLTAPGHPRVKRFLRLALPEGVTYRTADHLAVLPANSAAAVERAAQALGVSLEAVLDIRAGAGRGGRDTLPVDRPLTVRQLLTHHLELTARPTAAQRAVLADHNPCPPERSALQAVPDDDPRTTLDLIEEHQALRGALPWPVLLDLFPALRVRHYSLSSSPAVDPRHADLMVSLLPGGTGSGHLHALRPGDTVPARVQPCREAFRLDPADPAPVILVAAGTGLAPFRGAIADRLAAVPDGEPAPALLYFGCDAPDADYLHADELRAAEAAGAVSLRPAFSARPVDGCRYVQHRIAAEADEVGALLDAGARVYVCGDGNRMAPGVRAAFRELYAARTGATEEEAEAWLQELTADGRYVEDVYVTG; from the coding sequence ATGACCGACACGATCCCGTTCGCAGCAGCCGGCGCCGCGGTGCGCCCGTCCGAGGAGGTGCCGGTCGTCGACCTGTCGGCCACCGGTCTCACCGGCACCCCGCTCCAGCAGGCCATGGACCTGGCCCGCGAGCACGGCCCGGTGTACCGGCGGCGGCTGCACGGCCACGAGGCGCTGTTCGTCTCCTCCCTCGACCTGGTCACCGAACTGGCCGACGAGGACCGTTTCGCGAAGGGCGTCTCGATCGCCCTGGAGAACGTCCGCGAGTTCGCCGGCGACGGCCTGTTCACCGCGTACAACGACGAACCGAACTGGGCCAAGGCACACGACATCCTCATGCCGGCCTTCGCGCTCGGCTCGATGCGCACGTATCACCCCGCGATGCTGAAGGTCGCCCGCCGGGTGATCGGCAGCTGGGACCGGCGCGCGGCCGACGGCACACCCGTCGACGTCCCCGACGACATGACCCGCATGACGCTCGACACCATCGGCCTGGCGGGCTTCGGCTTCGACTTCGAGTCCTTCTCCCGCGCGACCATGCACCCCTTCGTCGAGGCGATGGTGCGCTGCCTGGAGTGGAGCATGAAGCGCCTCGGCCGGAAGCCGGACGGCGACCACCGCGAGCAGGACGCCGCCTTCCGGGCCGACGCGGACTACCTCGCCTCGGTCGTGGACGAGGTCATCGCCTCCCGTACGGGGGAGGGCGGCACCCCGGACGCGGCGGCGGGCGACGACCTCCTCGGCCTGATGCTCGGCGCCACCCACCCCGCCGACGGCACCACGCTCGACCTCGCCAACATCCGCAACCAGGTCATCACCTTCCTCATCGCGGGCCACGAGACGACCTCCGGCGCGCTGTCCTTCGCCCTGTACCACCTGCTCAAGGACCCGGTTGCGCTGCGCATGGCACAGCGCGAGGCGGACGAGCTGTGGGGCGACGCGACCGACCCGGACCCGTCCTTCGAGGACATCGGCCGGCTGCCGTTCACCCGCCAGGTCCTCAACGAGGCGCTGCGCCTGTGGCCCACCGCCGCCGCCTTCACCCGCCAGGCCCGTACGGACACCCTGCTCGGCGGCCGCGTCCCGCTGAAGGCGGGCCAGCTGGTCACCGTCCTCACGCCGATGCTGCACCGCGACCCGGTCTGGGGCGACAACCCGGAGCTGTTCGACCCCACGCGGTTCGCGCCGGAGGCCGAGGCGGCCCGCTCCCCGCACGCGTACAAGCCGTTCGGCACAGGAGAACGGGCCTGTATCGGCCGCCAGTTCGCGCTGCACGAGGCGACCATGCTCCTCGCCATGCTGGTGCACCGCTACCGCCTCATCGACCACTCCGACTACCGCCTGACCGTCAAGGAAACCCTCACCCTCAAGCCGGACGGCTTCACCCTCACCCTCGCCCGGCGCACCCCCGCCGACCGCGCGGGCCTGCGCGCGGCCCTGGCCGTACTGCCCGGCGGGACGCCGGAACCGGACGACACCCGGCCCGGCACCGGCGACGGCCTGCCCACCCGCGCCCGCCAGGACACCGGCCTCCTGCTCCTCCACGGCACCAACTACGGCACCTGCCGCGACTTCGCCGAGCGCATCGCCGACGAGGCCACCGGCCTCGGCTTCACCACCGAGGTCGCCCCGCTGGACGCCGCGGCCGGCGCCCTCCCCACGGACCGCCCGGTCGTCATCGTCACCGCCTCCTACAACGGCCGGCCGACCGACGACGCGGCGCGCTTCGTCGCATGGCTGTCCGGCGACGGAGCCCGGGCCGAGGGCGTCCCCTACGCCGTCCTCGGCGTCGGCGACCGCAACTGGGCCGCCACCTACCAGCGCGTACCGACCCTGCTCGACGAACGCCTGGCCGCCCTCGGCGCCGAGCGGCTCCTCCCGCGCGGCGAGGCCGACGCGTCCGGCGACCTGAACGGCGCGGTCCAGGCGTTCACGGCCGCGCTGCGCACCGAACTGCTCGTACGCTACGGCGACCCCGCGACCATCGGCGCGAGCGCGGCGGCCGACGCCACGGACACGTCCTACACCGTCCGCGAGGTCACCGGCGGCCCCCTGGACGCACTCGCCGCCCGCCACGGCCTCCAGCCGATGACCGTCACCGAGGCGTACGACCTCACCGCCCCCGGTCACCCGCGCGTCAAGCGCTTCCTGCGCCTCGCCCTCCCCGAGGGCGTCACGTACCGTACGGCCGACCACCTGGCCGTACTCCCCGCCAACAGCGCGGCGGCCGTCGAGCGCGCCGCGCAGGCGCTGGGCGTATCGCTGGAAGCGGTCCTCGACATCCGCGCGGGCGCGGGGCGCGGTGGCCGGGACACGCTCCCCGTGGACCGTCCGCTCACGGTACGTCAGCTCCTCACCCACCACCTGGAGCTGACCGCCCGCCCCACTGCCGCGCAGCGGGCGGTGCTCGCCGACCACAACCCCTGCCCGCCCGAGCGCAGCGCCCTCCAGGCCGTCCCCGACGACGATCCGCGCACCACCCTCGACCTCATCGAGGAGCACCAGGCCCTGCGCGGCGCACTGCCCTGGCCGGTCCTCCTCGACCTGTTCCCCGCCCTGCGCGTCCGCCACTACTCCCTCTCCTCCTCGCCCGCCGTCGACCCCCGGCACGCCGACCTGATGGTCTCGCTGCTCCCCGGCGGCACCGGCTCCGGCCATCTGCACGCACTGCGGCCCGGCGACACGGTGCCGGCCCGGGTCCAGCCCTGCCGGGAGGCCTTCCGCCTCGACCCGGCCGACCCGGCCCCGGTGATCCTGGTCGCGGCCGGCACCGGCCTGGCCCCCTTCCGGGGCGCGATCGCCGACCGCCTGGCCGCCGTACCGGACGGCGAACCGGCGCCCGCCCTCCTCTACTTCGGCTGCGACGCGCCGGACGCCGACTACCTCCACGCCGACGAGCTCCGGGCGGCCGAAGCGGCCGGGGCCGTGTCCCTGCGCCCCGCGTTCAGCGCCCGCCCGGTGGACGGCTGCCGCTACGTCCAGCACCGCATCGCCGCTGAGGCCGACGAGGTGGGCGCCCTGCTGGACGCGGGCGCGCGGGTCTACGTCTGCGGTGACGGCAACCGCATGGCCCCCGGTGTACGGGCCGCCTTCCGCGAGCTGTACGCGGCCCGTACAGGTGCCACGGAGGAGGAGGCCGAGGCCTGGCTGCAGGAACTCACCGCGGATGGGCGGTACGTGGAGGACGTCTATGTGACGGGATGA
- a CDS encoding PAS domain-containing protein, producing the protein MDDATADGSAGPWRNYFLILLDRIPVPIAVCTAHGEVLIANPAMAVEWGAAPGQLRGRNLLDLFRPRSQAQIDRVIDAVRLGRRSRYPVEVRWRAGTDGVAREGELTVDPVGDPSESPPALLALLRVHDGTPPAPAPARDAASPVETRILALAASGATTAAIGSHLGLTVDGVNYHLTRLARRWRVQGRAALVAKAYVLGVLAAGVWPPEPADGMSE; encoded by the coding sequence ATGGACGACGCGACGGCGGACGGCTCGGCGGGCCCGTGGCGCAACTACTTCCTGATCCTGCTGGACCGCATCCCCGTGCCGATCGCGGTGTGCACGGCGCACGGCGAGGTGCTGATCGCCAATCCGGCGATGGCCGTCGAGTGGGGCGCGGCCCCGGGGCAGCTACGCGGCCGCAATCTGCTGGACCTCTTCCGGCCCCGCTCCCAGGCGCAGATAGACCGGGTGATCGACGCGGTGCGCCTGGGCCGCAGGTCCCGTTACCCGGTCGAGGTGCGGTGGCGGGCCGGTACGGACGGCGTGGCGCGGGAGGGCGAGCTGACGGTCGATCCGGTCGGCGACCCGTCGGAGTCCCCGCCCGCCCTGCTGGCCCTGCTCCGTGTGCACGACGGCACGCCGCCCGCACCGGCCCCGGCGCGGGACGCGGCCAGCCCCGTGGAGACCCGTATCCTCGCGCTGGCCGCCTCCGGCGCCACCACCGCCGCCATCGGCAGCCACCTCGGCCTCACCGTCGACGGCGTCAACTACCACCTCACCCGTCTGGCCCGCCGCTGGCGCGTCCAGGGCCGTGCCGCGCTGGTGGCGAAGGCGTATGTGCTGGGTGTCCTGGCGGCGGGGGTGTGGCCGCCGGAACCGGCGGACGGCATGTCCGAGTGA
- a CDS encoding maltokinase N-terminal cap-like domain-containing protein, which translates to MTTTLPQHIETALGAWIPWQRWFAGKGRAVLGTTLASAVPLTGSRGTGPAGFLALVHVCFADGQAETYHVPLGVRARLPAALEPYLIARLEDTAVYDATGDPDLASRLVELIARNHHTSRVRFRAQGGHSLVAPTGTERTRPLGVEQSNTSIVIDDRYLLKLFRRIVAGPNPELEALAALQRAGNRDVPRLLGSVSGRQGADELTYGLLQHYEPDADSGWDLALRSILLGDAPSGGRTGGFPGAAAQLGATVAGVHRDLAGQLPVAVLDRAGLERLAVQLSKRYVRACSSAPQLRRYAPSVHSAFAAVAALPGPLPVQRVHGDLHLGQVLRGPRGWLVLDFEGEPAVSREERTAPTSPVKDLAGMLRSFDYAARHARRCPSAPPADAVHAWAAASREAFLAGYAAVTGLDPGRCQPLLRAYELDKAVYEVVYETRNRPALVDIPLAAIERLTAAPC; encoded by the coding sequence ATGACCACCACCCTGCCGCAACACATCGAGACCGCGCTGGGCGCGTGGATCCCCTGGCAGCGCTGGTTCGCCGGCAAGGGACGTGCCGTCCTGGGCACCACGCTGGCCTCGGCCGTCCCCCTGACCGGCTCGCGGGGCACCGGTCCCGCCGGGTTCCTGGCCCTGGTGCACGTGTGCTTCGCCGACGGACAGGCGGAGACCTACCACGTGCCCCTCGGCGTGCGTGCCCGCCTCCCGGCCGCGCTGGAGCCGTACCTCATCGCCCGGCTGGAGGACACCGCGGTCTACGACGCCACGGGCGACCCGGACCTGGCCTCCCGCCTCGTGGAACTCATCGCCCGTAATCACCACACCTCCCGGGTCCGCTTCCGGGCACAGGGCGGGCATTCCCTCGTCGCTCCCACGGGCACCGAGCGGACCCGTCCGCTGGGTGTGGAGCAGAGCAACACCTCGATCGTGATCGACGACCGCTATCTGCTGAAGCTCTTCCGCCGTATCGTCGCCGGTCCCAACCCGGAGCTGGAGGCCCTGGCCGCACTCCAGCGGGCCGGCAACCGCGACGTGCCGAGGCTGCTGGGCAGCGTGAGCGGACGGCAGGGCGCCGACGAACTGACCTATGGCCTGCTCCAGCACTACGAGCCGGACGCTGACAGCGGCTGGGACCTGGCCTTGCGCAGCATCCTGCTGGGCGACGCCCCCTCCGGCGGCCGGACGGGCGGCTTCCCCGGGGCCGCCGCGCAACTGGGGGCCACCGTGGCCGGCGTTCACCGCGACCTCGCCGGGCAACTGCCCGTCGCCGTCCTGGACCGGGCGGGCCTGGAGCGCCTGGCCGTGCAACTGAGCAAGCGATACGTCCGGGCCTGCTCCAGTGCTCCGCAACTGCGACGGTACGCACCTTCCGTCCACTCGGCCTTCGCGGCGGTGGCCGCGCTCCCCGGCCCCCTGCCCGTGCAGCGTGTCCACGGCGACCTCCACCTGGGACAAGTCCTCCGCGGTCCGCGCGGATGGCTGGTGCTGGACTTCGAGGGCGAACCGGCCGTCTCCCGGGAGGAGCGCACCGCCCCCACCTCCCCCGTCAAGGACCTGGCCGGCATGCTGCGCTCCTTCGATTACGCGGCCCGGCACGCCCGCCGCTGCCCGTCGGCGCCGCCCGCCGACGCCGTGCACGCGTGGGCGGCGGCCTCCCGCGAAGCCTTCCTGGCGGGCTACGCCGCCGTCACCGGCCTCGACCCGGGCCGCTGCCAACCCCTCCTGCGCGCCTACGAACTGGACAAGGCGGTCTACGAGGTGGTGTACGAGACCCGCAACCGGCCGGCCTTGGTGGACATCCCCCTGGCGGCGATCGAACGCCTGACCGCCGCACCGTGCTGA
- the treS gene encoding maltose alpha-D-glucosyltransferase has translation MTAPRPAPLPDNAPAQPEWFKTAVFYEVLVRSFYDADGDGVGDLKGLLAKLDYLQWLGIDCLWLPPFYESPLRDGGYDISDYRAIRREFGTMEDFLAVLDAAHARGMRVITDLVVNHTSDRHPWFQRSRQTPHGPFGDFYMWEDDNRKYADARIIFVDTERSNWAWDETRGQYYWHRFFSHQPDLNYDNPRVQDIMLDTVRFWLDLGVDGFRMDAVPYLFAREGTTSENLPETHDFLKRVRKVVDEEYPGRVLLAEANQWPQDAVAYFGDPATGGDESHMAFHFPLMPRLFLAVRQENRAPVTEVLDRTPPIPAGGQWAIFLRNHDELTLEMVTDEERDYLYAQYATEPRMRANIGIRRRLAPLLGNDRRQLELLTALLLSLPGSPMLYYGDEIGMGDNIWLADRDAVRTPMQWAPGRNGGFSRAAPACLYLPVVADGIYGPQARNTETQLADASSLLHWVRSLIHVRRDHPVFGLGTYREIGSTDPAVLAFVREPADAPGAAETVLCVQNFARTPRHTELDLREFAPGPLTELTGATPFPAAGPEPYPLTLPGYGFYWFTLRPRTEDT, from the coding sequence ATGACCGCACCCCGCCCCGCGCCCCTGCCCGACAACGCTCCGGCGCAGCCCGAGTGGTTCAAGACCGCCGTCTTCTACGAGGTCCTGGTCCGCTCCTTCTACGACGCCGACGGCGACGGAGTGGGCGACCTGAAAGGCCTCCTGGCCAAGCTCGACTATCTCCAGTGGCTGGGGATCGACTGCCTGTGGCTGCCGCCCTTCTACGAATCCCCGCTGCGGGACGGCGGCTACGACATCAGCGACTACCGGGCGATCCGGCGGGAGTTCGGCACCATGGAGGACTTCCTCGCGGTGCTGGACGCGGCGCACGCCCGCGGCATGCGCGTGATCACGGACCTGGTCGTCAACCACACGTCCGACCGGCACCCCTGGTTCCAGCGCAGCCGGCAGACCCCGCACGGCCCCTTCGGGGACTTCTACATGTGGGAGGACGACAACCGGAAGTACGCCGACGCGCGGATCATCTTCGTCGACACCGAACGCTCCAACTGGGCGTGGGACGAGACACGCGGCCAGTATTACTGGCACCGCTTCTTCTCCCACCAGCCGGACCTGAACTACGACAACCCCCGGGTCCAGGACATCATGCTCGACACCGTCCGCTTCTGGCTCGACCTGGGCGTCGACGGCTTCCGCATGGACGCCGTGCCCTACCTGTTCGCCCGGGAGGGCACCACCAGCGAGAACCTCCCCGAGACCCACGACTTCCTCAAGCGCGTACGGAAGGTGGTCGACGAGGAGTACCCCGGGCGGGTGCTGCTGGCCGAGGCCAACCAGTGGCCGCAGGACGCGGTGGCCTACTTCGGCGACCCCGCCACCGGTGGCGACGAGAGCCACATGGCCTTCCACTTCCCGCTCATGCCCCGCCTGTTCCTGGCCGTACGCCAGGAGAACCGCGCCCCCGTCACCGAGGTCCTCGACCGTACGCCGCCGATCCCCGCGGGCGGCCAATGGGCGATCTTCCTGCGGAACCACGACGAGCTGACCCTGGAGATGGTCACCGACGAAGAGCGCGACTACCTCTACGCCCAGTACGCCACCGAGCCGCGCATGCGGGCCAACATCGGCATCCGCCGCCGCCTCGCCCCGCTGCTCGGCAACGACCGCAGACAGCTCGAACTCCTCACCGCCCTGCTGCTGTCGCTGCCCGGCTCCCCGATGCTCTACTACGGCGACGAGATCGGGATGGGCGACAACATCTGGCTCGCCGACCGCGATGCCGTACGCACCCCCATGCAGTGGGCACCGGGCCGCAACGGCGGCTTCTCCCGTGCCGCTCCCGCGTGCCTGTACCTGCCGGTCGTCGCCGACGGCATCTACGGGCCGCAGGCCCGCAACACAGAGACACAGCTCGCCGACGCGTCCTCCCTGCTGCACTGGGTCCGGTCCCTGATCCATGTCCGCCGCGACCACCCGGTCTTCGGCCTGGGCACCTACCGCGAGATCGGGAGCACCGATCCCGCCGTGCTGGCCTTCGTACGCGAACCGGCCGACGCGCCCGGGGCGGCGGAGACCGTGCTGTGCGTCCAGAACTTCGCCCGTACCCCCCGGCACACGGAACTCGACCTGCGGGAGTTCGCGCCCGGCCCGCTCACCGAACTGACCGGCGCGACGCCCTTCCCGGCCGCCGGCCCCGAGCCGTACCCGCTCACCCTGCCCGGCTACGGCTTCTACTGGTTCACCCTGCGCCCGCGGACGGAGGACACATGA
- a CDS encoding maltotransferase domain-containing protein has translation MTGRIVIEKVFPAAGRSSGPAKAVVGELFPVAATIWKEGHDALGAVAVWRSPEGDEKRVPMRLTDEGTDRWQTGVTAHSVGEWTVRIEAWRDPWTTWCRAVRTQLASGRTAGELANDLETGARLLTRMAALWDAHDHRCRTGLLEAAGSLRDTRRTPRQRAAAALGRRVQHAARQRPLREHVTSTAPHRVWVDRRRALFGAWYEMFPRSTGGVDETGRPVHGTFATAAAELPRIAAMGFDVLYLPPIHPIGTVHRKGRNNALTADATDVGSPWAIGSRDGGHDAVHPALGDLAGFRDFVRQARAQGLEIALDLAFQAAPDHPWVTEHPEWFTTRPDGSVAYAENPPKRYEDIHPLNFDDAPETLYAELERVVRFWMEQGVRIFRVDNPHTKPADFWHRLIWRIKGTDPDVLFLAEAFTRPAVLKGLARLGFSQSYTYFTWRTGREELADYLRELAGDAHFLRPNLFVNTPDILPVHLHHAGPQVFAARAALAATAAPAWGVYAGFELCENVPLHPGSEEYLDSEKYQLRPRDPAAARAAGTSLESWIALLNRVRREHPALQQLRHLRILDCDNDRIIAYSKHDPVSGDTVLCAVSLAPDQPQTGVITLAPHVEGTARETDVHAHDALTGRQVRLGKEHHVRFGPGHGVLRVLAWNSHE, from the coding sequence ATGACCGGGCGAATCGTCATCGAGAAGGTATTTCCGGCTGCCGGCCGGAGCAGCGGTCCGGCCAAGGCAGTGGTGGGGGAGCTGTTTCCCGTTGCCGCGACCATCTGGAAGGAGGGGCACGACGCGCTTGGCGCGGTGGCCGTTTGGCGCAGTCCCGAGGGCGACGAGAAACGCGTCCCGATGCGGCTGACGGACGAGGGGACCGACCGCTGGCAGACCGGCGTCACCGCGCATTCCGTAGGGGAGTGGACCGTACGGATCGAGGCGTGGCGGGACCCGTGGACCACGTGGTGCCGAGCGGTGCGGACCCAATTGGCGTCCGGCCGGACGGCCGGTGAACTGGCCAACGACCTGGAGACCGGGGCGCGGTTGCTGACGAGGATGGCTGCCCTGTGGGACGCGCACGACCACAGGTGCCGCACCGGCCTCCTGGAGGCGGCGGGCAGCCTGCGGGACACCCGGCGGACACCGCGGCAGCGCGCCGCGGCCGCCCTCGGCCGGCGCGTACAGCATGCGGCACGACAGCGCCCGCTCCGGGAACACGTGACCTCCACCGCGCCACACCGCGTGTGGGTGGACCGCCGTCGCGCCCTTTTCGGCGCGTGGTACGAGATGTTCCCCCGCAGTACCGGCGGCGTGGACGAGACCGGCCGCCCCGTGCACGGCACCTTCGCCACCGCGGCCGCCGAGCTGCCGCGGATCGCGGCGATGGGCTTCGACGTCCTGTACCTGCCGCCCATCCACCCGATCGGCACCGTGCACCGCAAGGGCCGCAACAACGCCCTCACCGCGGACGCCACCGACGTGGGCTCCCCCTGGGCCATCGGCTCACGGGACGGCGGTCACGACGCGGTCCACCCCGCCCTCGGCGACCTGGCCGGCTTCCGCGACTTCGTGCGGCAGGCCCGCGCGCAGGGCCTGGAGATCGCCCTCGACCTGGCGTTCCAGGCCGCACCCGACCACCCCTGGGTGACGGAGCACCCCGAGTGGTTCACCACCCGGCCGGACGGCTCCGTCGCCTACGCCGAGAACCCGCCGAAGCGCTACGAGGACATCCATCCGCTCAACTTCGACGACGCGCCCGAGACCCTCTACGCGGAGCTGGAACGCGTCGTCCGGTTCTGGATGGAGCAGGGGGTGCGCATCTTCCGCGTCGACAACCCCCACACCAAACCCGCCGACTTCTGGCACCGGCTCATCTGGCGCATCAAGGGCACCGACCCCGACGTGCTGTTCCTCGCCGAGGCGTTCACCCGTCCCGCCGTGCTCAAGGGGCTGGCCCGCCTGGGGTTCAGCCAGTCCTACACCTATTTCACCTGGCGCACCGGCCGGGAAGAACTCGCCGATTACCTGCGGGAGCTGGCCGGGGACGCACATTTCCTGCGCCCCAACCTCTTCGTCAACACCCCCGACATCCTGCCCGTCCACCTGCACCACGCCGGTCCCCAGGTCTTCGCCGCCCGCGCGGCGCTGGCCGCCACCGCCGCCCCTGCCTGGGGCGTGTACGCGGGCTTCGAACTGTGTGAGAACGTCCCGCTGCACCCCGGCAGCGAGGAATACCTGGATTCGGAGAAATACCAGCTACGGCCCCGCGACCCGGCCGCGGCCCGCGCCGCGGGCACGTCCCTGGAGTCGTGGATCGCGCTGCTCAACCGCGTACGGCGGGAGCACCCGGCCCTGCAACAGCTGCGGCACCTGCGCATCCTCGACTGCGACAACGACCGGATCATCGCCTACTCCAAGCACGACCCGGTCAGCGGGGACACGGTGCTGTGCGCCGTCAGCCTCGCACCGGACCAGCCCCAGACAGGCGTGATCACGCTGGCCCCGCACGTCGAGGGGACGGCGCGCGAAACGGACGTCCACGCGCACGACGCCCTCACCGGGCGGCAGGTCCGGCTGGGCAAGGAACACCACGTCCGCTTCGGCCCCGGCCACGGCGTCCTGCGCGTCCTGGCCTGGAACAGCCATGAGTGA
- a CDS encoding type 1 glutamine amidotransferase domain-containing protein, translating to MSKRVLVILSEFGYWGEELVGPVEAFDARGYRTTFATPTGKRPQALPPSLDPHYVDPPLGRSVTTRDMARRAQALDASDRLNHPLSLADLIPERPYFSSINHLRDLEQYHRHLDTAVSDLVSSFDALVIVGGSGPIVDLANNERLHELLLGFVSADKPVLAECYGVAALAFARDWESRASLLAGRHVTGHPKEYDYKDGTGFVGVDFNMGPPPYPLEYILRDATGPDGEFHGNVGKETSVIVDYPFITARSTPDSVLSGELLVQVLENGLRRYGW from the coding sequence GTGAGCAAGCGTGTTCTCGTCATCCTTTCCGAGTTCGGCTACTGGGGGGAGGAACTCGTCGGTCCCGTGGAGGCGTTCGACGCCCGCGGTTACCGCACGACCTTCGCCACCCCCACCGGGAAGCGCCCGCAGGCGCTTCCGCCGAGCCTCGACCCGCACTACGTCGACCCGCCCCTGGGCCGCTCGGTGACCACCCGCGACATGGCCCGGCGCGCCCAGGCGCTGGACGCGTCCGACCGGCTGAACCACCCGCTCAGCCTGGCCGACCTCATTCCCGAGCGGCCCTATTTCAGTTCCATCAACCACCTGCGGGACCTGGAGCAGTACCACCGGCACCTGGACACGGCCGTCTCGGACCTGGTGAGCAGCTTCGACGCCCTGGTGATCGTGGGCGGCAGCGGCCCCATCGTAGACCTGGCGAACAACGAACGGCTGCACGAACTGCTGCTGGGATTCGTCTCGGCCGACAAGCCCGTCCTCGCGGAGTGCTACGGCGTGGCCGCGCTGGCTTTCGCCCGCGACTGGGAATCCCGCGCGAGCCTGCTGGCGGGCCGGCACGTCACCGGCCACCCCAAGGAGTACGACTACAAGGACGGCACGGGCTTTGTCGGAGTGGACTTCAACATGGGTCCGCCGCCGTACCCGCTGGAGTACATCCTGCGCGATGCCACCGGGCCGGACGGGGAATTCCACGGGAATGTCGGCAAGGAAACCTCGGTGATCGTCGACTATCCCTTCATCACCGCGCGTTCGACCCCCGACTCGGTCCTTTCCGGCGAACTGCTGGTCCAGGTCCTGGAAAACGGTCTGCGCCGGTACGGCTGGTAA